In the Syntrophus aciditrophicus SB genome, CCCGGGACGGCGTGGAAGCGGTCCGTGTCGTCGAACAGCTCATCGGAAGCGCGGGCGGAGAACTTTCGAAATAACTCCAGCCGGATTACATTGGGTTTTTAACATCCGACATCAGGTCGCATTTTTTTGATAACTGTATCATCTTCTGCATCGGCGCTTCGATTTACTATCTCAGCGAATGCGCCCTTTTTCCGGACGCCCCGCTATCCTGTCGAATGCGGCCCGATGTAAATTTATTCAAGGAGGTAAATCATGACAACTCAGGAAGCCAGAAAGCAGCGTCTCATTGAAATCATCCTGGAGAAATCCTTCAAATACAGTGAAGATCCGCCCTTTACGCTGGCCTCGGGAAGAACGAGCCCTTACTATTTCAACTGCAAGCCAACGACCCTGAATCCGGAAGGGATGAACCTCATCGGCAGCCTGCTGGCGGATATGCTGGCCGACGCGGACGTGACAGCCGCCGGAGGGCTTACCCTGGGAGCCGATCCGCTGGCCAACGCCCTGGCCGTCATCTCCTGGCAGAAGGGGAAGCCCATCAAGGCCTTCATCGTCCGCAAGGATGTCAAGGGGCACGGGACCAGGAGCGCCCTGGAAGGTGACGTGCAGCCGGGCGAGCGGGTCGTCATTCTCGATGACGTCATCACCACGGGAGGCTCCACGATCACCGCCATCGAGCGCGCACGGGAGGCCGGACTGGTCATCGACAGGGTGATTGCCCTGATCGACCGGGAAGAAGGCGGCCGCGCCAACATCGAAGCCCATGTCCCCCGCGTCGACGCCGTCCTGACCCGGTCGGAGATCATGAATCACTTTTCAGGCAAAGCCCCGATCGCGTCCTGATCCGGCGCGGCTTATACCGGAAAATCAGGACACCTGATACCAGTTCCGGATCAGATCAGAAAGGATATCCATGCGGCAAGACAGAAGCGACGCGGACCAGCACAGGAAGACCGTCAAGAAAAGAATGACGAAGCCGGAAAGGAAGACAGGCCCGTCAGCCGGAGAAAGACGGCCGGGAATGAAGCTCCGGCAGGAAAAGGGGGAGAGGCCGCGGCAGAAAGTTCAAGCCGGTGAAAAGGCCGGCAGGGGGGACGTCTCCCCGGTCAAATACAGGCTCACCCTGGAATATGACGGCACGGGCTACAGCGGCTGGCAGATGCAGAAGAACGCGAAAAGCATCCAGGGCACCCTGCTCCGCGTTGCCGAGGATCTGCTCGGAGGGCCGGTGGACATCCAGGGGGCAGGCCGAACGGACGCCGGCGTCCATGCCCTGGCCCAGGTGGCCCACCTGGAGACGACCCGGAGGATGCCCCCGCGAAAACTGCTGGAAGGCCTGAACGACGCCCTTCCTTCCAGCATCAACATCCTGCGGGTGGAAGAGGCCCCGCCCCTTTTTCACGCCCGCCACTCCGCCCAACTGCGCAGCTACCTCTACGTGATTTCCGGCCACCGCACCGCCTTCGGGAAACGCTACGTCTGGTGGATTCGGGACCACCTGGAACTGAAAAAGATGCAGGCGGCAAGCCGGCTCTTCGCCGGTTTTCATGATTTTTCTTCTTTTGCCGACAAGCGGATGGACAAGCAGGCCCCCACCCGGGTTAAGGTCGAGGCCACGGAACTGCACGCTTCAGGCGATCTGATTTTTTTCCGGGTCACCGGTTCCCACTTTCTCTGGAAGATGGTTCGGCGGATGGTGGGGGTCATGGTGGAGGTGGGACGGGAAAAACTGGATATTTCGGATGTCCGGCAAATGCTGAAGAGTTATTCTCCGGAACCCGCCCGCCTGACGGCGCCGCCCTCCGGCCTCTACCTGGAGCGGGTCCTTTATGAAGGCGATTCCCTGCAGTCACTCACCCTGCCGCTTGTCCCCTGGTTCGCCATAGGTCTGCAGAAATAGGGCAAAAATGGGCGCTGTCCCTCTATTGACGGCCTATCGGAAAAGCATGACGAAGATTTCGAACAGCTCCGAGCAGATGCCTGTGCCACGGCATCTCCAGAATTCCGATTCCATCGTGAAGATCAACATTCGCCGCAGAGAACTTTCATCAATTCGCTGCCATACAGGTCTGTTTTCCCCTCGGAAAGAATGCCGGCCGAGCGCAGCTCCTCCACGGACTGCCAGTTCCCCTCGCTCAGGGAAAGGAGAGCGGAATCCGGGAGAATGAGAAACATCGCCCGGTTGGTCTGCCGTGCTTTGTGAAAACGCCAGCGGTAGAGTTTTTTCAGGCGGCCTTTCGAATCCGCCGTCAGAGAGGCATAGCCGCTGATTCTTCGATGCCCCAGCAGATCCAGCGTCTTTTCCCGCCAGCTCACGGCGGCCACGTTCTCAAAGACCTTCCGGGCCCGCTCCTGCATCCCTTTCAGGGACAGCTTCTCGTTCAGATGCCGGTACAGATCGGCCAGATAAGCGGTGTCCTGCACGGCGTACCGCAACTGCCCTTCCGACAGGGGCCGCGCCTCCCATTTCGACCGCTGCATCTTTTTGGTTTTCTCGATTTCAACGCCCAGGTACTGCTCGATGATGCTCGACAGGGCCAGATACTGGGAACCCAGCATATGCGCCGCCCGGTGGGTGTCGAAGATATTCCGGAATTCGAAGCCATAGTCGCGCTTCAGAATCCGGATGTCGTTGTCCCCCGCGTGGGTCACCTTGAGCAGGCGGGGGTCGGCGAAGTAAGGCCGGAGGAACTGGAGGTCGATGCCGTTGAAAGGATCGAAGACATAGGTCCGCTTTGAGGCCCGGACCTGAACCAGGCAGAGTTTCTCACGGAAATAATGCATCGAATCATATTCCGTATCCAGGGAGATCAGCGAAGAACTGTCCAGATCCTCTCTGGCTTCCTCCACCTTGGCCTCGCTGTCCACCCACATCCAGGAATTTTCAATCACGTCCGCGGAACTCACCTTTTTCCGACACCTGCCCCTTTCTGATACTTGAGCGCCCCATCCGGATTTTACGGCGGGGCGTTGGACGCTATAAGAGCACAATTTCCCGAAATATGCAATGAAGTCATCAACTAAAGTTGGGGAGGGCGTCACAAAAAAAATGTGGATATTTTCTTGGAAGTATAATAGTCATCAAGTTTCTATCTCTGATTGAGAACCACTGAATCGCAGCGAGGTGTTTGCCTAATGAGACTCGATATAGCCAAAGGCGGAACCGGTCTGGTTTATGAGATCCGCAACATCGTCAACGTCGCCAACCGGCTTAAGGAATATGGAATTGATGTGATCTGGGAAAATATCGGCGATCCCATCCAGAAAGGGGAGCAGCTTCCCGGCTGGATGAAGGAGACCCTGACCGAAATCATGCAGGACGACCGCTCCTACGGGTACTCGCCGACAAAAGGCATGCTGGAAACCCGCAAATTTCTGGCGGAAAAGGTCAACGCCCGGGGGAAGGTCCAGATCACACCGGAGGACATCCTGTTCTTCAACGGCCTGGGGGACGCCATCGCCCGGTCCTACAGCGCGATCCGCGTCGACGCCCGCATCATCATGCCGGAGCCGACCTACTCCACCCATTTTCTGGCCGAAGTCCTGCACGCCTCCTTCCCGCCCAACACCTACCGGATGAATCCCTACCGGGACTGGCATCCGGACATCCACGAACTGGAGCACAAGGTCCGAAGCTACGGGTCCATCGTGGGCATCCTGGTGATCAATCCCGATAACCCCACCGGGTTCGTCTATTCCGAGGAATCCCTGCGGAAAATCGTGGACATCGCCCGAAAATACGATCTTTTTCTCGTCTTTGACGAGACGTACCACAACATTGTCTACAACGGCAGGGAAACCCTTCCCCTGTCGGACATCATCGGCGACGTGCCGGGTGTCAGCCTGAAGGGAATCTCCAAGGAATTCCCCTGGCCGGGTTCGCGATGCGGCTGGATGGAGATCTACAACGCCGACAAGGATGAATGCTTCGCCCGCTATATGAAGGCCATCCTGGATCAGAAAATGTCCGAGGTCTGCTCAACCACGCTGCCCCAGATCGCTATCCCGAAGATCATGAGCCATCCGGAATACAAGAATTACCTCAACCAGCGGCTCCACCACTACGAACGGTTCTCCAACATCGCCTACGAGCTGCTGAAGGACGTCCCCTACATCATGGTGAACAAGCCCAACGGCGCTTTTTACCTGAGCATCGTCTTCAACGAAGCAGTCCTGAACGGCAGGCAGCGCCTGAAAATCGAACACCCCGAAATCCGCCGGTACATCGAAAGCATCATGACGGAGTCGATCGAATACGACAAGCGCTTTGTCTACTATCTCCTCGGCGCCACCGGCATCTGCGTGGTTCCTCTGACGTCCTTCTTTACCGCCCTCCCCGGATTCCGGATGACCCTCCTGAGCCAGGATGAGGCCAAGTTCGAGTACACCGTGCGCACAATCGCCGAAAAGGTCGTGGAATATATCGAATCAGGAAACCAAGGCTGAAAAAGAGGGACAGCGCCCTTTTTCGTGTTCAATGTTCAAGGTTCGATGTTCGACGTTCAAGGTTTCGGGTTCGAGGTTATTGTGAAAAACAAGGGGGGTTGTTTCTGAAAGGGTTTTCTGCATGAGGGTGGGCTTACATCTTGATATTGTTCTGGAAGAAGACCTGGAGCGGGACCGGGTCGTCGCGAGAAAAGCTGTGGTTTATGATGTTGTGGAACGCCTGATCACCATTTCCCAGACATCGCCTTCTTTCGTCAGAAGGCATCTCGGTGACCGGATCAACGCAAGCTACGTCACCACCGTCGGAGAGGGAGAGAACAAAAGACCTGTCCGGATGGGCTTCCCGGCGACCATTCTGGAGTATCGGGAAGATTATCCCCTCGCTTCATCCAACCTTGTCCCCGCCTTCGTTCTGCAACAGGACGGGAAACCCGTGGAAATCAATCTGCGGATGCACTACCGCGTGCACCCGATGATAGAAAGCGACCTCGCCCTGCAGGCAAACGGCGAAACGGTCAACCTGATTGACATCTCCCTCGGCGGGATCCAGTTCAGTCACCGAAGAAAGGAACCGCCCCTGAAATACGGAGGCATCGTCCTGAAGCTCTCGTCCGGCAGCAGAACCTTCAGGATCGACGGGCAGATCATCCGGATCGACACCCCCGTTTCGCCCGGCGGCCGCGGCGAGGATATGGAATACGTCATGGTCAAATTCCTCAGCCTCAACCGGGACGCGGAAGCCTTCCTGGGAAAGAAAATCCTCATGATCGAACGCGAGCTTATCGCCGCCGGAAAAGTCTGAAAGCATGAGGGCGATAAATGGGCGCAGTTCCTGTTTATTGCCGCTGTTTATCGCCGCTGTTTACTGCCGCTGTGTATTGCCCATGAGGAATCTCCGGCCGGCGAAGGTTTCTTCCAATCCGACCCGCCAGAGGCCGTTTTCCCTGAACAGCTTCAGATGGGCGGGCTGATCCGCTTTCTGGTGCTGGATGATGATCTTCGCCTCTTTTTTCCCTATCGGCCCCAGTTCCCACCGGCTGTGCTCCAGCACGGCGTCCGGATCAAAGGCCGTCAGATAACTGTCCCAGTAGGCCCTGGCAAACGCTCCCCCCTCGGCAAAATCCCGGCTGACTTCCGCCTTCCCGACCCCGGCGCCGGCTTTTTTGGCCGCCTTCGCCACATTGTCGACGATGGTCTTCTGTGATTTCCGGCTCAGCATCTCCCAGAGCGCCGGATAGTTCCGCTGTTTCATGGCTTTGAACGCCGATTCGGCCGTTGAGATCACGGCATCGTCCACCAGCGACAGGACCGCGGCTGTTTCCGCGAAAGCGACGCCGGGGAAAATATGGGGGGGCTCCCCGCTTTTGATGAGAAGCAGGAATAAAATGAGACTATAAAGGAAAACCGGATGACGCATGGTGATTTTCAGATATAAGGCGGGAGAAAAATATTAAAGGCGAAGCCCTGTCAACAAGAGCTTCGCCCCATTGCGAAAAAGATCATCAAATCCGAACACGTCCTGCTGAAACGGAAGGGGATCAGTGATGGCTTGTCGTCGATGAGGAATCGCTTGCCGCGGCAACAGCAGCCGCAGCGGCAGCGGCAACAGCGACACCGGCCGCAATCGTTCCAGCTCCGATTCCGGCAGCGGCAGCCGTTCCAGCCGCAATTCCCGCACCCGTAGCGGCGGCCGTACCCGTGGCGGCCGCTCCCGTTGCCGCGGCGGCGCCCGCGGTCGTCGCGCCCGTTGCGGCAGCTCCTGTTGTCGCCGCACCGGTGGTCGCAGCCGCTCCTGTCGTTGCGGCAGTGCCTGTCGCTGCGGTTCCCGTGGTGGCGGCTCCCGTCGTCGCTGCGGTTCCGGTGGTCGCCGCAGTTCCTGAAGTGGTAGAAGCTCCCGCCGCCGCTCCGGCGCCTGTCGTTTCAGCCGCTGCAAAGAGCAGGGACGGTGCAACCAGACTCATTGAAAACAAAATCGCAACCATGATGACGTATTTCTTGAACAACATCCTTTCTACCTCCTTATTTATAAGCTTGATGACTCCCTGGCCGCCCAGGTATTATCCGTTAATTAGTTGATATTCTTGTTGCCGCCCGCAAATGGATCTTCGTAAAAAAGCGTGAAATAACTATATCAGCTGATTGTCTCTGTCAAGTTTTATTCCGGTATTTCACCATAAAAAAGTTGAGCCCTTCACTCAGCTCCACCCTTTCACACTCAGTAGAGATTGATCGCCACCCCGGCCGTAACGGCCATCTGCATGAGAATCGACGTAATGTCCTTGATCTCCCGCAGCCAGGCGATCCGCTCGATCTTCTCCGGCACCACGATCTGGTCCCCCGGCTCGATCTCCTTCACGTCCTCCTCGAAGGGGCCGAACTGCCAGCGCGACTTCATGGCATTCCAGTTGACGAGGCCCCGCGCCACCTTCCGGGCGCTGCCGTCAACCTTCATGACAAAGATATTTTTCTCGTCGGCATAGCGGGAATAGCCCCCCGTCATGGCGATGTAATCCTGGTAGCCGAGCTTTCCGTCATAGATAAAGCTGCCTCCGGCCATGACGGCCCCCAGCACGTTCACCACGCCGTTCTTCTCCGGGACAGAAAGGCTGTCTCCCTCCTCCAGCTCGATGTCATAATGACTTCCCTTCAAAAGCCGCATGTGGGCCAGCCGGATCGTCATGCGCCCCGTGGCCTTCAATTCCTTCAGCGACTGGACGAATTTCTGTTTCTGCTCCAGTTCGATCTTTCGGGCCTGGACCTCCTCCGTGGAGAGGGCCGTTGAGATCTGCGCCGCCCTTTCCGTCAGCAATTCCCGCTCCATGCGGGAAATCAGCTCTTCCATGCCTTTCTGCTGGAGCGTCCGGACGCGTTCCCGGGTAAAGACGGCCCCCCGCAGGTAGGCCTTGTCGGTAAATCCGCCCGCCCGCTCGATCAGGGAGGACAGCTTTTCCCCCTTCCCGATGATGTAGCGCCCCGGAAAGCGGAATTCCCCGGAGACGGTGACATAGCGCTCCTGATCCCAGTTGGTGATGCGCTTCACAAACAGCCGGTCCCGATTCTTCAACCGAACGTTATTCTGAGGATCTCCGGCCAGGGCTTTTCGCAGGCTGATGGTTTTCCGCTCCAGGCGGGCCGCCTTCCCGTCTTCGATCACCACGGAAGTCAGCTCCGCCTCGTCCGGATAGGCAGAATCCATGAGATTTCCCGCCCGGAAAATCAGGTCGCTCACCATCATCCGCTCGGTCAGGACATAACTACCCGGTTTCTTCACATCCCCTTCGACAAAGACGCTCCGGTCCTCGGTATGCTCCCAGACGGCGTGGACAATCACCCGGTCCCGGTGCTGAAGGGGAAGGTTCTCTCCCGGATCGCCGGCCATGGCCTTTTCCACATTGAAATAAATCGTCGAATACACCCGCTCGTCGCTGACCCGGATGATCTCCCCGCGGGCAAGATAGGAATCATGCGTCAGACCGCCCGCACTCATGACGGCGTCCTTCACCCTCATCCCCGTCTGATAGGGCGTGCGGCATTCCGTTTTCAGCGCGTCCGCCGTTTCCCGGATTTTCTGCGTCAGATCCGGCCGTTTCTCCCGCTTCAACTCCTCTTCCAGGTCGATCATATCCCTCACGCGGACATTCTGATTCTTCGCCAGGGCCTCCCGGATGACCTTCAGGCGTTCGGCGAGTGCGTATTTCCCTTCCTTTTTCAGATCCTCTTCCATGGCGGCCAGATTTTTCGCCTCCGAATCCATCCTTGACACC is a window encoding:
- the pyrE gene encoding orotate phosphoribosyltransferase, which encodes MTTQEARKQRLIEIILEKSFKYSEDPPFTLASGRTSPYYFNCKPTTLNPEGMNLIGSLLADMLADADVTAAGGLTLGADPLANALAVISWQKGKPIKAFIVRKDVKGHGTRSALEGDVQPGERVVILDDVITTGGSTITAIERAREAGLVIDRVIALIDREEGGRANIEAHVPRVDAVLTRSEIMNHFSGKAPIAS
- the truA gene encoding tRNA pseudouridine(38-40) synthase TruA is translated as MRQDRSDADQHRKTVKKRMTKPERKTGPSAGERRPGMKLRQEKGERPRQKVQAGEKAGRGDVSPVKYRLTLEYDGTGYSGWQMQKNAKSIQGTLLRVAEDLLGGPVDIQGAGRTDAGVHALAQVAHLETTRRMPPRKLLEGLNDALPSSINILRVEEAPPLFHARHSAQLRSYLYVISGHRTAFGKRYVWWIRDHLELKKMQAASRLFAGFHDFSSFADKRMDKQAPTRVKVEATELHASGDLIFFRVTGSHFLWKMVRRMVGVMVEVGREKLDISDVRQMLKSYSPEPARLTAPPSGLYLERVLYEGDSLQSLTLPLVPWFAIGLQK
- a CDS encoding ribonuclease D, whose amino-acid sequence is MSSADVIENSWMWVDSEAKVEEAREDLDSSSLISLDTEYDSMHYFREKLCLVQVRASKRTYVFDPFNGIDLQFLRPYFADPRLLKVTHAGDNDIRILKRDYGFEFRNIFDTHRAAHMLGSQYLALSSIIEQYLGVEIEKTKKMQRSKWEARPLSEGQLRYAVQDTAYLADLYRHLNEKLSLKGMQERARKVFENVAAVSWREKTLDLLGHRRISGYASLTADSKGRLKKLYRWRFHKARQTNRAMFLILPDSALLSLSEGNWQSVEELRSAGILSEGKTDLYGSELMKVLCGEC
- a CDS encoding pyridoxal phosphate-dependent aminotransferase, coding for MRLDIAKGGTGLVYEIRNIVNVANRLKEYGIDVIWENIGDPIQKGEQLPGWMKETLTEIMQDDRSYGYSPTKGMLETRKFLAEKVNARGKVQITPEDILFFNGLGDAIARSYSAIRVDARIIMPEPTYSTHFLAEVLHASFPPNTYRMNPYRDWHPDIHELEHKVRSYGSIVGILVINPDNPTGFVYSEESLRKIVDIARKYDLFLVFDETYHNIVYNGRETLPLSDIIGDVPGVSLKGISKEFPWPGSRCGWMEIYNADKDECFARYMKAILDQKMSEVCSTTLPQIAIPKIMSHPEYKNYLNQRLHHYERFSNIAYELLKDVPYIMVNKPNGAFYLSIVFNEAVLNGRQRLKIEHPEIRRYIESIMTESIEYDKRFVYYLLGATGICVVPLTSFFTALPGFRMTLLSQDEAKFEYTVRTIAEKVVEYIESGNQG
- a CDS encoding PilZ domain-containing protein is translated as MRVGLHLDIVLEEDLERDRVVARKAVVYDVVERLITISQTSPSFVRRHLGDRINASYVTTVGEGENKRPVRMGFPATILEYREDYPLASSNLVPAFVLQQDGKPVEINLRMHYRVHPMIESDLALQANGETVNLIDISLGGIQFSHRRKEPPLKYGGIVLKLSSGSRTFRIDGQIIRIDTPVSPGGRGEDMEYVMVKFLSLNRDAEAFLGKKILMIERELIAAGKV